A section of the Ovis canadensis isolate MfBH-ARS-UI-01 breed Bighorn chromosome 1, ARS-UI_OviCan_v2, whole genome shotgun sequence genome encodes:
- the OTOS gene encoding otospiralin yields the protein MPARLLPGLALCLLLAPLAGAKPVQEEGDPYAELPAMPYWPFSASDFWNYVQHFQALGAYPQLEDMARTFFAHFPLGTTLGFHVPYREE from the exons ATGCCAGCCCGCCTGCTGCCCGGGCTGGCGCTGTGCCTCCTGCTGGCGCCTCTGGCAG GGGCCAAGCCGGTGCAGGAGGAGGGAG ACCCCTATGCCGAGCTGCCGGCCATGCCCTACTGGCCTTTCTCCGCGTCTGACTTCTGGAACTACGTGCAGCACTTCCAGGCCCTGGGGGCCTACCCCCAGCTGGAGGACATGGCCCGCACCTTCTTCGCCCACTTCCCCCTGGGGACCACCCTGGGCTTCCACGTCCCCTACAGGGAGGAGTGA